In a genomic window of Anaerolineae bacterium:
- a CDS encoding MerR family DNA-binding transcriptional regulator produces MGASQWMNLGQASRLLGVSPSTLRHWADRGIVHCYRTLGGHRRFTYDEIRRVHSRIAAGLGPQASLPPAEVVLNDTRQALATRSIHSLAWYRRFPEPVQQEQRQLGRQLLILAVQFLARREGKEEMLAQALTITYRQGQLAAQYGLNAAETAEAFWFCCNAIEDVLVPMTPEQAPLDTEHLRLHQELTAFFQAMMQAAMSGYESRPDSRKSSRTGDEL; encoded by the coding sequence ATGGGGGCCTCGCAATGGATGAATCTGGGACAGGCTAGCCGCTTGTTGGGCGTGTCTCCCTCTACCTTACGCCATTGGGCGGATCGCGGTATCGTGCATTGTTATCGCACATTGGGCGGCCATCGTCGGTTCACTTATGACGAGATTCGTCGGGTGCACAGCCGCATCGCCGCCGGGCTGGGACCGCAAGCTTCGTTGCCTCCTGCCGAGGTGGTCCTTAACGACACGCGCCAGGCGCTGGCCACGCGGTCCATCCACTCCCTGGCCTGGTACCGGCGCTTCCCCGAGCCGGTGCAACAGGAGCAACGCCAGCTCGGCCGGCAGCTTTTGATCTTGGCCGTTCAATTCTTGGCCCGCCGTGAGGGTAAGGAAGAAATGCTAGCGCAGGCGTTAACGATCACATACCGACAAGGACAATTGGCTGCTCAGTATGGCTTGAACGCCGCAGAGACAGCGGAGGCCTTTTGGTTCTGCTGTAACGCGATTGAAGATGTGTTGGTGCCGATGACGCCGGAGCAGGCCCCGCTCGACACCGAACACCTGCGCTTGCATCAGGAACTCACCGCCTTCTTTCAGGCGATGATGCAGGCAGCGATGTCAGGATATGAAAGCAGACCCGATTCGAGGAAATCGTCTAGGACGGGGGATGAGCTGTGA
- a CDS encoding tetratricopeptide repeat protein, which yields MGVLRWKLAFAVVTLIGVLALALSIVLGIYQGQQQRIESLQQQITAYQRELAAIHYRQGLALLQAGRLDEAEAELEAALELQPDYPDAAAALQRLRQTRSSSTPVPSETVASSPSLSVAEPGQGDALKPLFEEATQAYQLGNWTEAIQLLESLRLYDLAYQQQEVERMLFEAYRQRGAMLVEQNRFEEALRMFDRALMLKPDAQEVRNEREWAALYINGLSYWRADWQQAIARFQKIYERNPSYRDVRQRLADAHASYAKQLGERGNWCAAAEQYEASLKIVNSEVVRTSHDLASERCKAGVGVVAEVEGVRGGISGRVTVAARDPHLRRYRIFTIMPGQAPQVLVEEAIQPAWSPDGKAMAFRSLKADELGLELLVLTTGQRRRVTFFAEDGFPSWSPDGQQLVFASNREGDRRWRIYRVWAWAEGTLPETSLGLGRSPAWSPDGQRIAYQGCDEWGNRCGLWTMAPDGSNRQPLTNDPSDTAPSWSPDGKRLAFMSYERTGRWDIYILQVATGKVTPLVMGAGNAGLPVWSPDGQQIAFLSDRSGSWAIYVIPAAGGAIRKLADLPGTTDDWLSERLSWGR from the coding sequence ATGGGTGTCTTACGCTGGAAACTAGCGTTTGCCGTTGTAACGTTAATAGGCGTTTTGGCGTTGGCTTTGAGCATAGTTCTGGGCATTTACCAGGGGCAACAACAACGGATTGAGTCCTTACAGCAGCAGATCACAGCCTATCAGCGGGAGTTAGCCGCTATCCATTACCGACAGGGGCTTGCGCTTTTGCAGGCCGGCCGGCTTGACGAAGCTGAGGCCGAGCTGGAGGCTGCTCTCGAGTTACAGCCTGATTATCCCGATGCAGCAGCAGCGCTTCAAAGGCTGCGCCAAACCCGATCATCTTCTACCCCTGTGCCATCTGAGACAGTCGCCTCTTCTCCTTCCCTGAGTGTTGCCGAGCCAGGCCAGGGCGATGCTCTAAAGCCGCTCTTTGAGGAAGCTACTCAGGCCTATCAACTCGGCAACTGGACGGAGGCCATCCAGTTGCTCGAGTCGCTTCGCCTTTATGACCTTGCCTATCAACAGCAAGAAGTGGAGCGCATGTTGTTCGAGGCCTATCGCCAACGGGGGGCGATGTTAGTTGAGCAAAACCGCTTCGAGGAAGCCCTGCGCATGTTTGACCGAGCCTTGATGCTGAAACCGGACGCGCAGGAGGTCAGGAACGAGCGTGAATGGGCTGCTCTTTACATTAACGGTTTGAGCTATTGGCGCGCTGACTGGCAACAGGCCATTGCCCGCTTTCAGAAGATTTATGAACGGAATCCTAGTTACCGCGATGTTAGACAGCGACTGGCTGATGCTCACGCCAGCTACGCGAAACAACTGGGCGAGCGCGGGAATTGGTGCGCAGCCGCAGAACAGTATGAAGCCTCTTTGAAGATCGTAAATTCCGAGGTGGTGCGCACGAGCCACGATTTGGCCTCTGAACGTTGCAAAGCTGGCGTGGGGGTGGTTGCCGAAGTAGAGGGGGTAAGGGGGGGCATATCAGGGCGCGTGACGGTGGCCGCGCGTGATCCACATCTCCGGCGTTACCGTATCTTCACCATCATGCCAGGACAGGCCCCTCAGGTGCTGGTCGAAGAAGCCATTCAGCCGGCCTGGTCGCCAGATGGGAAAGCAATGGCCTTTCGCTCCCTAAAGGCTGATGAGTTAGGCCTTGAGCTCCTTGTCCTGACCACCGGTCAGCGTCGTCGTGTGACGTTCTTTGCAGAAGACGGTTTTCCCTCCTGGTCGCCTGACGGCCAACAGCTTGTGTTCGCTTCGAACCGCGAAGGGGATCGTCGCTGGCGCATCTATCGAGTATGGGCATGGGCAGAGGGCACATTGCCAGAGACTAGCTTGGGGCTCGGACGATCGCCAGCATGGTCCCCCGATGGCCAGCGTATCGCCTATCAGGGCTGTGATGAGTGGGGCAATCGTTGTGGTCTGTGGACGATGGCGCCCGATGGTAGCAACCGCCAACCGCTAACCAATGATCCCAGCGATACAGCTCCCTCCTGGTCACCCGACGGTAAGCGACTGGCCTTCATGTCTTACGAACGAACGGGGCGTTGGGATATCTACATCCTGCAAGTGGCTACGGGTAAGGTGACGCCATTGGTGATGGGCGCGGGCAATGCTGGGTTGCCCGTGTGGTCGCCAGACGGCCAGCAGATCGCCTTCTTATCCGACCGATCTGGCTCTTGGGCGATCTATGTGATCCCCGCCGCGGGAGGCGCGATCCGAAAGCTGGCCGATCTACCAGGTACGACCGATGATTGGCTCTCGGAGCGGCTGAGTTGGGGAAGGTGA